The following are encoded together in the Cyanobacterium aponinum PCC 10605 genome:
- a CDS encoding hybrid sensor histidine kinase/response regulator produces the protein MINSEQAHQAQKLYKQTLLRLGEMLKILKQGDNSRNREILKNHCDYLSTQGKKQNLFGWVEIMETAKIAISRPNNEYSSTAKLIIKEIKNAGELLLQQEINSICVSDELQDLAPQAKARLMDVETVFADEIPSMEEIEAQAAATSSQAVTKSTLDKDLWEETLFEVSHSSEEKNSHPSEHDDNEEDLDIFEGIGDLGEDDNLLEDWFEDDSFADDNPQISSVFLHDTSFTTNHDSSEEVDAFTSLFEGEDENISIDQWSSLEQTEELEAQDSLEWESLGLEEEDSIFPIEDTDDSEYDSFVDDLSDLVEEDNSSEVEQEDYKVTISQDNLDIDDLDQLFTETERSTVIIDDPEEELENIINSLDDLEIEDDFPSMGSANTFQILQPVKSSEVKIVFYDEFSELNNVLSSNLSWLESDSWQDLELILDNNKINYYDQQSELERLVNSVPRHLEEVDWQQLSNIIEDLPEAEFGTVDNAFNAGVQTRQPQPSPFNDLDQLLAQAEKDRGKSPQSRTSRQGHTKSSSQTKVFEQSMRVPVKQLDNLNNLIGEMVVRRNRLEEDQEKLRQFLDNLLYQVQNLSDVSARMQDLYERSLLEGALMNSRRKNQETVKAQLARTEGRSTYISSNSNTNTSKLETPELDELELDRFTGFHLLSQEIIELIVKVRESASDIQFLVDETDQLGRNLREVTTQLQEGINKSRMVPFAQNADRLPLPIRKIAEGYNKQVQLKLEGRDVLIDKMILEHIWDPLLQITKNSVTHGIELPEEREEMGKPPVGTITVRAFLQGQQTVISVSDDGGGIDPQKIKKKAIQNKLITPAQAKNLKPQEVYDFLFHAGFTTKEKADSHAGRGVGLDIVRSKLNEIRGIVSIDSVVGQGTTFTIRLPLTVTVGKALCCLNDNTRIAFPMDAIEDTKDFTSSEIKINAQGQKCILWKNNLLPFRPLSTLLRYNRQITRSIIYTSNNEDETIPIIILRGGNNLLAIQVDQVLGQEEIVIKQISGPLPKPKGIAGATVRSDGIVMPIGDVIELIEIANGNLSLDLPQNLPDVVSNHETIYDLPVNNQPLVLIVDDSITVREMLSISFSKSGYRVEQARDGQEAWQKLRSGLPCDLVFCDIEMPRMNGLELLQHMQEDESLENIPVAILSSRGAEKHQRIAAELGASAYLIKPYVEKDLLDSAERMIKGEVLLAGSRKVPKVKINKATDPNIRSSGFVTQGKTKGKSARMVLIIDDSVVVREMLSMTFKKAGYQVEQARDGQDAWEQISNGLPCDLLLCDIEMPRMNGLELLAKMQQDENLSKLPVAMVTSRGAEKHRKIAADLGAKAYFTKPYLEEELLRAAEKLIEGQVLLNP, from the coding sequence ATGATTAATAGTGAACAAGCCCACCAAGCCCAAAAATTATACAAGCAAACTCTCCTACGCTTAGGAGAAATGTTAAAAATATTAAAACAGGGGGATAATAGTCGTAATCGAGAAATTTTAAAAAATCATTGCGACTACCTATCAACTCAGGGGAAAAAACAAAATTTGTTCGGCTGGGTGGAAATCATGGAAACGGCAAAAATAGCCATCTCTCGACCAAATAATGAGTACAGCTCTACCGCCAAATTAATTATTAAAGAAATTAAAAATGCTGGTGAGCTTCTTCTTCAACAAGAAATTAATTCTATTTGTGTGAGCGATGAATTACAAGATTTAGCACCCCAAGCAAAAGCAAGATTGATGGATGTAGAAACAGTTTTTGCAGATGAAATCCCTTCCATGGAAGAAATAGAAGCACAGGCGGCGGCTACATCATCTCAGGCAGTGACCAAAAGCACATTAGACAAAGATTTGTGGGAAGAAACCTTATTTGAGGTTTCCCATAGTTCAGAAGAAAAAAATAGTCACCCTTCAGAACATGATGACAATGAAGAAGATTTAGATATTTTTGAAGGAATTGGAGATTTAGGAGAAGACGATAATTTGCTGGAAGACTGGTTTGAAGATGATTCTTTTGCAGATGATAATCCTCAAATTAGTTCTGTTTTTCTTCATGACACATCTTTTACCACCAATCATGATTCTTCTGAAGAAGTTGATGCTTTTACCAGTTTATTTGAAGGTGAAGATGAGAATATTAGTATAGACCAATGGTCTTCACTAGAACAGACAGAAGAACTAGAAGCCCAAGATTCTTTAGAATGGGAGTCGTTAGGACTAGAAGAAGAAGATTCTATTTTCCCCATAGAGGATACTGATGACTCTGAATATGATTCGTTTGTCGATGATTTATCGGATTTAGTAGAAGAGGATAATTCTTCAGAAGTAGAGCAAGAAGATTATAAAGTGACCATTAGTCAGGATAATCTTGATATAGATGATTTAGATCAATTATTCACAGAAACAGAAAGAAGTACTGTTATTATTGATGACCCTGAAGAAGAATTAGAAAATATTATTAACAGTTTAGATGATTTAGAAATAGAAGATGATTTCCCTAGCATGGGCAGTGCAAATACATTTCAAATTCTACAGCCCGTAAAATCTTCGGAAGTCAAGATCGTTTTTTATGACGAGTTTTCTGAATTAAACAATGTTTTGTCATCTAATTTATCTTGGTTAGAAAGTGATTCTTGGCAGGATTTAGAATTAATTTTAGACAACAACAAAATCAACTACTATGATCAACAGAGTGAATTAGAACGTTTAGTTAATTCTGTACCCCGTCACTTAGAAGAAGTTGATTGGCAACAACTAAGTAATATTATTGAAGATTTGCCTGAAGCGGAGTTTGGAACTGTTGATAATGCTTTTAATGCGGGAGTACAAACAAGGCAACCTCAACCGTCTCCGTTTAATGATTTAGATCAATTATTAGCACAAGCAGAGAAAGACAGGGGAAAATCTCCTCAAAGTCGCACTTCCCGTCAAGGCCATACTAAATCTAGTTCTCAGACGAAAGTTTTTGAACAAAGTATGCGTGTGCCAGTAAAACAGTTAGATAATCTCAATAACTTGATTGGGGAGATGGTTGTAAGGCGAAATCGCTTAGAAGAAGACCAAGAAAAGTTAAGACAGTTCCTCGATAATTTACTGTATCAGGTACAAAATTTAAGTGATGTCAGTGCAAGAATGCAAGATCTTTACGAGCGTAGTTTGTTAGAAGGAGCGTTAATGAACAGTCGTCGTAAGAATCAAGAAACGGTAAAAGCGCAGTTAGCAAGGACTGAAGGAAGATCGACCTATATTAGTAGCAATAGTAACACAAATACTTCTAAGTTAGAAACTCCTGAATTAGACGAGCTAGAACTCGATCGCTTCACGGGTTTTCATTTGCTATCTCAGGAAATTATAGAGTTAATTGTTAAAGTAAGAGAATCAGCCTCTGATATTCAATTCCTAGTGGATGAAACAGATCAGTTAGGAAGAAACCTAAGAGAAGTTACAACTCAACTGCAAGAAGGAATTAATAAGTCTCGCATGGTTCCTTTTGCCCAAAACGCCGATCGCCTTCCTTTACCAATTCGTAAAATAGCAGAAGGTTATAACAAACAGGTACAACTGAAGTTAGAGGGTAGAGATGTTTTAATCGATAAAATGATCCTTGAACATATTTGGGATCCTCTTTTACAAATTACGAAAAATTCGGTCACTCATGGTATCGAATTACCTGAAGAAAGGGAAGAAATGGGTAAACCGCCGGTGGGTACAATCACCGTTAGAGCATTTTTACAGGGTCAGCAAACGGTTATTTCTGTTTCGGATGATGGGGGAGGAATTGATCCTCAAAAAATTAAGAAAAAAGCAATTCAAAATAAATTAATCACTCCTGCACAGGCAAAAAATTTAAAGCCTCAAGAAGTCTATGACTTTCTTTTCCATGCCGGTTTTACCACGAAGGAAAAAGCAGACAGCCACGCAGGAAGGGGAGTTGGTTTAGATATTGTTCGCAGTAAATTAAATGAGATTAGAGGGATTGTCAGTATTGATTCTGTTGTAGGTCAGGGTACAACTTTTACCATTCGTTTGCCTTTAACGGTTACTGTTGGTAAAGCGCTTTGTTGCCTTAATGATAATACTCGTATTGCTTTCCCCATGGATGCGATCGAAGATACGAAAGATTTTACATCTAGTGAAATAAAAATTAATGCTCAAGGTCAAAAATGTATTCTCTGGAAAAATAATTTATTACCTTTCCGTCCCTTAAGTACTCTCTTGAGATATAACCGTCAGATTACCCGAAGCATTATTTACACAAGCAATAATGAAGATGAAACTATACCCATTATCATTCTCAGGGGGGGTAATAACCTTTTGGCGATTCAAGTAGATCAGGTTTTAGGGCAGGAAGAAATTGTTATCAAGCAAATATCAGGACCTTTACCAAAACCGAAGGGAATTGCTGGGGCTACGGTACGCAGTGATGGTATTGTCATGCCTATTGGAGATGTCATCGAATTAATTGAAATTGCCAACGGTAATTTAAGCCTTGACTTACCTCAAAATCTTCCTGATGTGGTTAGTAACCATGAAACCATTTATGATCTTCCCGTTAACAATCAACCATTAGTCTTAATTGTGGATGACTCGATTACGGTTAGAGAGATGTTATCTATCAGTTTCAGTAAATCAGGGTATCGGGTAGAACAGGCTAGAGATGGACAGGAAGCATGGCAAAAATTGCGATCGGGTCTTCCTTGTGATCTTGTTTTCTGCGATATTGAAATGCCGAGGATGAATGGTTTAGAACTTCTTCAACATATGCAAGAAGATGAGTCTTTAGAAAATATCCCTGTTGCCATTTTGTCTTCTCGGGGGGCAGAAAAACATCAACGTATTGCGGCTGAATTAGGAGCTTCGGCTTATTTAATTAAACCTTATGTGGAAAAAGATTTATTAGATTCTGCGGAAAGAATGATTAAGGGTGAAGTTTTACTAGCAGGTAGTCGTAAAGTTCCCAAAGTTAAGATTAATAAAGCCACAGATCCTAATATTAGATCTTCTGGGTTCGTTACTCAAGGAAAAACAAAAGGTAAATCTGCCCGTATGGTTTTAATTATTGATGATTCGGTAGTAGTACGAGAAATGTTATCTATGACCTTTAAAAAAGCAGGTTATCAAGTAGAACAAGCTAGAGATGGACAAGACGCATGGGAACAAATATCTAATGGCTTGCCTTGTGACTTGTTACTGTGTGATATTGAAATGCCGAGAATGAATGGTTTAGAACTATTGGCGAAAATGCAACAGGATGAGAACCTTTCTAAGTTACCTGTGGCAATGGTAACATCAAGGGGAGCGGAAAAACATCGTAAAATTGCGGCTGATTTGGGGGCAAAAGCCTATTTTACCAAGCCTTATCTTGAAGAAGAGTTATTAAGGGCGGCAGAAAAATTAATTGAAGGGCAAGTTTTACTTAATCCCTAA
- a CDS encoding PIN domain-containing protein has product MILVFELTTILSGCTRDWTKFSDKGECYLPEVVLQELNFLTQRAITPKDEKIAREFSRFFPDSGWQITSTMSSHPALTAKDGESISKKARLSIAIAESVYDLALRHSEQIVIFVTNDGNLKRELNQIGQTNLAIISSSQLKQWIRADETPQAVQDVMENLSFQENNQVSSHNSLKTSKLKGISSSLGKTNNAKNLNSRKVQSQRNLQRNTGDNIFSIIKSGFLTVATLITTIGVAWYFIAPQSFWKTWEGIGLPPLEIKNK; this is encoded by the coding sequence ATGATACTTGTTTTTGAACTAACCACAATATTATCAGGATGTACCCGTGATTGGACTAAATTTAGTGACAAAGGTGAATGCTATTTACCTGAAGTTGTTTTACAGGAATTAAATTTTTTAACTCAAAGGGCAATCACTCCCAAAGATGAGAAAATCGCAAGGGAATTTAGTCGTTTTTTCCCTGATAGCGGTTGGCAAATAACCTCAACGATGTCATCTCATCCTGCTTTAACTGCCAAAGATGGAGAAAGTATTAGTAAAAAAGCTCGTTTATCAATTGCGATCGCAGAATCAGTATATGATTTAGCTTTAAGACATTCTGAGCAAATAGTTATTTTTGTCACTAATGACGGTAATTTGAAGCGAGAGTTAAATCAAATTGGACAAACTAATTTAGCAATCATCAGTTCATCCCAGTTGAAACAGTGGATTCGAGCGGATGAAACCCCTCAAGCAGTTCAAGATGTTATGGAAAACTTATCCTTTCAGGAAAACAATCAGGTATCTTCCCATAATTCCTTAAAAACATCTAAATTAAAGGGAATTAGTTCTTCATTGGGCAAGACCAACAATGCAAAAAACTTAAACTCAAGAAAAGTGCAATCCCAAAGGAATCTACAACGCAACACAGGAGATAACATTTTCAGTATTATCAAATCAGGATTTCTAACTGTTGCTACCCTGATAACTACCATCGGCGTAGCTTGGTATTTTATTGCACCTCAGTCATTCTGGAAAACTTGGGAGGGGATAGGACTCCCCCCATTAGAAATTAAAAATAAGTGA
- the hisB gene encoding imidazoleglycerol-phosphate dehydratase HisB yields MSISTIPTQDNLQVVNPYERTASVSRTTKETDINVTVNLDGTGKCNVNTGIPFLDHMLHQLCSHGLLDLDIQATGDIEIDDHHTNEDVGITLGQAIAIAVGNRKGINRFGHFIAPLDESLIQVALDFSGRPHLSYGLDIPTQRVGNYDTQLVREFFVALVNHSQITLHIRQLDGVNSHHIIEATFKAFARAMRMALEIDPRRIHEIPSSKGVL; encoded by the coding sequence ATGTCTATTTCTACTATACCCACTCAGGATAATTTACAAGTCGTTAATCCTTACGAGCGTACAGCTTCTGTTAGTCGTACAACAAAGGAAACTGATATTAATGTCACCGTAAATCTTGATGGCACGGGAAAATGTAATGTTAATACTGGTATTCCCTTCCTTGATCATATGCTACACCAACTTTGTTCCCATGGACTTCTTGATTTAGATATTCAAGCCACTGGAGACATTGAAATTGATGATCATCACACTAATGAAGATGTTGGTATTACTTTAGGACAAGCCATTGCCATTGCGGTGGGAAATCGTAAAGGAATCAATCGTTTCGGTCATTTTATTGCCCCTTTAGATGAATCTTTAATTCAAGTGGCTCTTGATTTTTCTGGTCGTCCTCACTTAAGCTACGGGTTAGATATTCCTACTCAAAGAGTTGGGAATTATGATACTCAATTAGTAAGAGAATTTTTCGTTGCCTTAGTCAACCATAGTCAGATAACTCTACACATTCGCCAACTAGATGGTGTTAATTCTCATCATATAATTGAAGCAACCTTTAAGGCTTTTGCCCGTGCCATGCGTATGGCTTTAGAAATTGATCCCCGCCGCATTCACGAAATACCTAGTTCTAAAGGGGTTTTATAA
- a CDS encoding phosphotransacetylase family protein codes for MVSSQSKHLLIASSEPYTGKTATILGIAHQLQKKGVKLGYGKPIGTCFNPNDGIQDEQDLQFISEILGLPPERVKAPLLFLDEKTITDYLKTINDDYQDTLKEYCDSIEGDLILLEGAGNLTQGKLFNLSVPEIVEKISAEVLLVVKYDGLLIVDQILHAKDVLGDRLLGVLINSIPNDALDHIESDLKPFFQSRGIDILGMLPTDRLLQSVSVRELVSQLNARVLCRENRLDLMVESLTVGAMNVNSALEYFRKGQNMAVVTGSDRTDLQLAALESSTNCLILTGHTPPQQLILARAEDLEIPILMVDCDTLTTVEIIDRAFGKVRLHETIKVECMQNLIEEHFNVDLLLKKLG; via the coding sequence ATGGTTTCTTCTCAATCAAAACATTTATTAATTGCTTCTAGTGAGCCTTATACTGGAAAAACTGCCACAATTTTAGGTATTGCCCATCAGCTACAAAAGAAAGGAGTAAAACTAGGTTATGGTAAGCCCATTGGCACTTGCTTTAATCCTAATGATGGAATTCAAGATGAGCAAGATTTACAATTCATTAGTGAAATCCTCGGTTTGCCCCCCGAAAGAGTCAAAGCACCTTTATTATTTTTGGATGAGAAAACTATTACAGATTATCTGAAGACAATTAATGACGACTATCAAGATACATTAAAGGAATATTGTGATTCTATTGAGGGAGATTTAATTTTATTAGAGGGTGCAGGAAATTTAACTCAGGGTAAGCTATTTAATCTTTCTGTACCAGAAATAGTGGAAAAAATTTCAGCAGAAGTTTTATTAGTGGTCAAATACGATGGATTATTAATAGTTGATCAAATTCTTCATGCAAAAGACGTTTTGGGCGATCGCCTCTTAGGTGTTTTAATTAATAGTATCCCCAATGATGCCTTAGATCATATTGAAAGTGATCTGAAACCCTTTTTCCAAAGTAGAGGGATTGATATATTGGGAATGTTACCCACTGACAGACTATTACAAAGCGTTAGCGTTAGAGAATTAGTCTCCCAACTAAATGCAAGGGTATTGTGTCGAGAAAATCGCCTTGATTTAATGGTGGAAAGTTTAACGGTAGGGGCGATGAATGTTAACTCTGCTTTAGAGTATTTCCGTAAAGGACAAAATATGGCTGTAGTCACAGGAAGCGATCGCACTGACTTACAATTAGCCGCCCTAGAAAGCTCTACAAACTGCTTGATTTTAACCGGACACACCCCACCTCAACAACTCATTTTAGCAAGGGCTGAAGACCTAGAAATTCCAATTCTGATGGTAGATTGCGATACCCTTACCACAGTAGAAATCATTGATAGAGCTTTTGGCAAAGTCAGACTTCATGAGACCATTAAAGTAGAATGTATGCAGAATCTTATTGAAGAACATTTCAATGTAGATTTATTATTAAAAAAACTAGGCTAG
- a CDS encoding peroxiredoxin, protein MLKIGQKAPEFTATAVIDQEFKVVKLSDYLGKYVVLFFYPLDFTFVCPTEIIAFSERYEEFSSLNTEILGVSVDSEFAHLAWIQTERKQGGIGDINYPLISDLSKEISKAYEVLDESAGVAARGLFIIDTEGNIQQITINNLSCGRSVDETLRNLKAIQHVHSHDNEVCPVDWQEGDKTMIPDPLKSKLYFESNSSST, encoded by the coding sequence ATGTTAAAAATAGGACAAAAAGCACCAGAATTTACCGCAACTGCCGTTATTGATCAAGAATTTAAAGTAGTTAAACTATCTGATTATCTCGGAAAGTATGTGGTTTTATTTTTTTATCCCCTTGATTTTACCTTTGTTTGTCCCACAGAAATTATTGCTTTTAGTGAACGTTACGAAGAATTTAGCAGTTTAAATACAGAAATTTTAGGGGTTTCTGTTGATAGTGAATTCGCTCATTTAGCGTGGATTCAAACAGAAAGAAAACAGGGTGGAATAGGAGATATTAACTATCCATTAATTTCTGATTTGTCGAAAGAAATTAGTAAAGCCTATGAAGTTTTAGACGAAAGTGCAGGGGTTGCCGCTAGGGGATTGTTTATTATTGATACGGAGGGTAACATACAACAAATTACCATCAATAATCTTTCTTGTGGACGCAGTGTAGATGAGACGTTGAGAAATCTAAAAGCCATTCAACACGTTCACTCTCATGATAACGAAGTTTGTCCTGTTGATTGGCAGGAAGGAGACAAAACCATGATTCCTGATCCGTTAAAATCAAAGTTATATTTCGAGTCTAATAGTTCATCAACCTAA
- a CDS encoding RNA-guided endonuclease InsQ/TnpB family protein: MAIKRVTFRLYPNKAQNEKMHYWRRLHKDLYNACITHRREQYKRYGRSVTYFEQQNSLPEFKEVWIEYKKLGSHALQATVKRVDFAFQRFFKLKSGYPKYKSARHYRGWTYPCKAGWKALSNGKHGRLKISNLGEIKMRGQARDWGEPKTCTILYKQGKWYASITVECIPTRYQTDKGVIGLDFGVNDAIADSSGNFIENPRFLKESQQKINKVAKKARKKRNPRKGIKASCRWKKSAKAVGKIQSKVARQRHNWHHQVSVEIVSRNSFIGTEQLNIKGMTKKAKKGSKRKKQKTGLNRSILDVGIGELKSMIAYKVTEAGGMYIEIPTRKVKPSQTCPKCGHQKKKSLSERVHKCENCGFTTNRDTAAAMVIENYIRGMERASLDAESSSSTECGNMRQIGAKKRQKRISQRSGNA; this comes from the coding sequence ATGGCTATAAAAAGAGTTACATTTAGACTATATCCGAATAAAGCTCAAAACGAGAAAATGCACTATTGGCGGAGATTGCACAAGGATCTCTATAATGCGTGTATCACTCATCGCAGGGAGCAATATAAGCGATATGGTAGAAGTGTGACTTATTTTGAGCAACAAAATTCTTTACCTGAGTTTAAAGAAGTATGGATAGAATACAAGAAGCTAGGTTCTCATGCTCTCCAAGCAACGGTAAAGCGTGTTGACTTTGCCTTTCAGCGATTTTTTAAACTAAAGTCGGGTTATCCAAAGTACAAGTCTGCTAGACATTACAGAGGATGGACATATCCTTGTAAAGCAGGATGGAAGGCTCTAAGTAACGGAAAGCACGGTAGGCTTAAAATCTCAAATTTAGGAGAAATTAAGATGCGTGGACAAGCTAGAGATTGGGGTGAACCTAAAACCTGTACGATTCTGTACAAACAAGGAAAATGGTACGCATCAATCACGGTAGAGTGTATCCCTACTCGCTATCAAACGGATAAGGGAGTAATAGGGCTTGATTTTGGGGTAAATGATGCTATAGCAGATTCATCGGGGAATTTTATCGAAAATCCTCGATTTTTAAAAGAATCTCAACAAAAAATCAATAAAGTTGCAAAGAAAGCTAGGAAAAAAAGAAATCCCCGTAAAGGGATAAAAGCCTCTTGTAGATGGAAAAAGTCTGCTAAAGCCGTAGGTAAAATTCAAAGTAAAGTTGCTCGTCAACGGCACAATTGGCATCATCAAGTATCGGTAGAAATCGTTAGCCGTAATAGCTTCATCGGTACAGAGCAACTTAACATCAAGGGAATGACCAAAAAAGCTAAAAAAGGTAGTAAACGTAAAAAGCAAAAAACAGGACTTAATCGCTCTATCTTAGATGTAGGGATAGGAGAACTCAAGTCCATGATTGCTTATAAGGTAACAGAAGCAGGAGGAATGTACATAGAAATTCCTACTCGCAAAGTAAAACCCTCTCAGACTTGTCCTAAATGTGGACATCAAAAGAAAAAATCTTTATCTGAGAGGGTGCATAAGTGCGAAAACTGTGGATTTACTACTAATCGTGATACTGCTGCCGCTATGGTCATCGAAAATTACATCAGGGGTATGGAACGTGCCTCTTTAGACGCAGAGTCGTCAAGCTCTACCGAGTGTGGAAACATGAGGCAAATTGGGGCGAAGAAGCGTCAGAAACGCATTTCTCAGCGTAGCGGAAATGCGTAG
- the tnpA gene encoding IS200/IS605 family transposase codes for MQLGDCVLKPRKSSHSVFSVHLHLVFVTHYRRKVLTKEMIVRLGEMLEQVAKKLDCFILEFNGEPDHVHILLDLHPKNAISTVVACLKSSTARMLKKEFPQEVKKYYWGKVSFWSGSYYVASTGGATIEKLKEYIKNQEGGK; via the coding sequence ATGCAGTTGGGGGATTGTGTATTGAAACCCAGAAAAAGCTCTCATAGTGTTTTTAGCGTTCACTTACATCTAGTTTTTGTCACTCATTATCGGAGAAAAGTATTAACAAAAGAAATGATTGTAAGACTAGGAGAAATGTTAGAACAAGTAGCAAAAAAGTTAGATTGCTTTATCTTAGAATTTAACGGTGAACCAGACCATGTACATATTTTGCTAGACTTGCATCCTAAAAATGCTATCTCCACAGTCGTCGCTTGTCTAAAAAGCTCAACGGCTAGAATGCTAAAAAAGGAATTTCCTCAAGAAGTAAAAAAATACTATTGGGGGAAAGTGTCTTTCTGGTCTGGTTCTTATTACGTAGCTAGTACGGGTGGTGCGACTATCGAAAAGCTCAAAGAATATATAAAAAATCAGGAAGGGGGAAAATAA
- a CDS encoding glycosyltransferase — translation MPNNHQDNYENQELDPITSFIDEFSDPEMEEEEFRSDFFQGLSGRRKKAAFALGIIWIVTVTLHLVSWSVWIIAILGIFVTIQALRLMFVASPTIKTPELEKLPYVSLMVSAKNEEAVVAKLVKMLANVDYPRHLYDFWVINDNSSDRTGIILDELKQEYPQLKVLHRDASAKGGKSGALNQAFLQTKGEIVGVFDADAIIPRDILLKTVPLFTEERIGAIQVRKSISNSNDNFWTKGQSVEMALDSYFQQQRIACGGMGELRGNGQFVRRLALESCGGWNEETITDDLDLTIRLHLDHWDIGILEHPAVEEEGVKGAIALWHQRSRWAEGGYQRYLDYWRFIISNRLNWQKKFDLLYFFMVQYIFPTAAIPDLIMVTTHHTYPLIAPLSSLTLFLAFWGMIIGLKRTNPEKEYKFADYLQLIQKSILGMIYMTHWFIVMPVTTGRMSIRQKRLKWVKTVHEGDKELAISNISN, via the coding sequence ATGCCAAATAATCACCAAGATAACTACGAAAATCAAGAATTAGATCCCATCACTTCCTTTATAGATGAGTTTTCTGACCCAGAAATGGAAGAAGAGGAATTTAGAAGTGACTTTTTTCAGGGATTGTCGGGAAGGCGAAAGAAAGCCGCTTTTGCTTTGGGTATTATCTGGATTGTGACGGTAACTCTCCATCTTGTTTCTTGGAGTGTCTGGATCATAGCGATTTTAGGGATTTTTGTCACCATTCAGGCTTTAAGGTTAATGTTTGTGGCTTCTCCTACGATAAAAACCCCTGAGTTGGAAAAATTACCCTATGTTTCTTTAATGGTATCGGCAAAGAATGAAGAAGCAGTGGTGGCTAAGTTAGTGAAAATGTTGGCAAATGTGGACTATCCTCGCCATTTGTACGATTTTTGGGTAATTAATGACAATAGTAGCGATCGCACTGGTATTATTTTAGATGAATTAAAGCAGGAATATCCCCAATTAAAAGTTTTGCACCGTGATGCTAGTGCCAAAGGAGGCAAGTCTGGAGCTTTAAATCAGGCATTTTTACAAACCAAGGGGGAAATAGTGGGAGTATTTGACGCTGATGCTATTATTCCTCGTGATATTCTCTTAAAAACTGTACCTTTATTTACCGAGGAAAGAATAGGGGCGATTCAAGTCAGAAAATCTATTTCCAATAGTAACGATAATTTTTGGACAAAAGGGCAATCGGTGGAAATGGCTTTAGATAGCTACTTTCAGCAACAAAGAATCGCTTGTGGTGGTATGGGAGAATTAAGAGGAAATGGGCAGTTTGTGCGTCGATTAGCCCTAGAAAGTTGTGGCGGTTGGAACGAGGAAACCATCACCGATGATTTAGACTTAACTATTCGTTTACACCTTGATCATTGGGATATAGGTATTTTAGAACATCCTGCCGTAGAAGAAGAAGGAGTTAAAGGTGCGATCGCACTTTGGCATCAAAGAAGTCGTTGGGCAGAAGGAGGCTATCAACGCTATCTTGACTATTGGCGCTTTATTATCAGTAACCGCCTCAACTGGCAAAAAAAATTCGATCTGCTATATTTTTTCATGGTGCAGTATATCTTTCCTACCGCCGCCATTCCCGATTTAATTATGGTGACAACTCATCATACTTATCCCTTAATTGCACCTTTGAGTAGTTTAACCCTCTTTCTTGCCTTTTGGGGTATGATTATCGGCTTAAAACGTACTAACCCAGAGAAAGAATACAAATTTGCTGATTACTTACAACTGATACAAAAGAGTATCCTAGGCATGATATATATGACTCATTGGTTTATTGTAATGCCCGTTACCACTGGAAGAATGTCTATTCGTCAAAAACGTTTAAAATGGGTTAAAACAGTCCATGAAGGAGATAAAGAATTAGCTATTAGTAATATTAGCAATTAG